Proteins encoded in a region of the Flavobacterium sp. PMTSA4 genome:
- a CDS encoding transglycosylase SLT domain-containing protein, whose product MSLIYENKVPSSYRIPFIAKVKEIATKLGINPNWLMAIMHWESAGTFSPSITNSIGATGLIQFMPSTAIGLGTTTTALRNMTAVQQLDYVLKYYLPYKSKITNYVDCYLVTFFPAAVGKDENYIIQTSKLPASLIATQNPAFDINKDKKVTVGEIATVMLRKLPTEWIKEFVKKKQ is encoded by the coding sequence ATGAGTTTGATTTACGAAAATAAAGTGCCTTCAAGTTATCGTATTCCTTTTATTGCAAAAGTAAAAGAAATAGCGACAAAACTTGGTATTAACCCTAATTGGTTAATGGCAATAATGCATTGGGAAAGCGCAGGAACTTTTTCGCCTTCAATCACTAATAGCATTGGTGCAACTGGTTTAATTCAGTTCATGCCTTCCACAGCCATTGGCTTAGGAACTACAACCACAGCATTAAGAAACATGACAGCAGTACAGCAGCTTGATTATGTTTTAAAATATTATTTGCCTTATAAATCAAAAATCACAAATTATGTTGACTGTTATCTTGTTACGTTTTTTCCTGCCGCAGTTGGCAAAGATGAAAACTACATTATTCAAACGAGCAAATTACCCGCATCATTGATAGCGACACAAAATCCCGCCTTTGATATAAACAAAGACAAAAAAGTTACCGTAGGCGAAATTGCAACCGTAATGTTAAGAAAGCTGCCTACTGAATGGATTAAGGAATTTGTAAAAAAAAAGCAGTAA